The proteins below come from a single Euleptes europaea isolate rEulEur1 unplaced genomic scaffold, rEulEur1.hap1 H_5, whole genome shotgun sequence genomic window:
- the LOC130493036 gene encoding dnaJ homolog subfamily B member 11, whose product MSPRSLGGLLVLLCMLGAAIAGRDFYKILGVSRSASVKDIKKAYRKLALQLHPDRNPDDPRAQEKFQDLGAAYEVLSDEEKRKQYDAYGEEGLKEGHQGSHGDIFSHFFGDFGFMFGGSPRQQDRNIPRGSDIIVDLEVTLEEVYSGNFVEVIRNKPVARQAPGKRKCNCRQEMRTTQLGPGRFQMTQEVVCDECPNVKLVNEERTLEVEIEPGVRDGMEYPFIGEGEPHVDGEPGDLRFRIKVLKHPVFERREDDLYTNVTISLVEALVGFEMDIAHLDGHKVHIARDKITKPGAKLWKKGEGLPNFDNNNIKGSLIITFDVDFPKEQLTSEQREGLKQLLRQASVQKVYNGLQGY is encoded by the exons gagAGATTTCTACAAAATCTTGGGAGTGTCTCGCAGTGCATCTGTTAAAGATATTAAAAAGGCCTACAGAAAGTTAGCCCTACAGCTGCATCCAGACCGTAACCCCGATGATCCACGTGCGCAGGAAAAGTTTCAGGATCTTGGGGCTGCCTATGAG GTGCTATCAGATGAGGAAAAGCGAAAGCAGTATGATGCATATGGAGAAGAAGGTTTAAAAGAAGGTCACCAGGGTTCCCATGGAGATATTTTTTCACA TTTCTTTGGGGACTTTGGCTTCATGTTTGGAGGAAGTCCTCGCCAGCAAGACAGAAACATTCCaagaggaagtgacatcattgtggaTCTAGAAGTTACACTGGAAGAAGTGTATTCAGGAAACTTTGTGGAA GTTATTCGTAACAAACCAGTAGCAAGACAAGCACCCGGTAAAAGAAAATGCAATTGCCGGCAAGAGATGAGGACAACCCAGCTAGGCCCAGGGCGTTTCCAGATGACCCAAGAAGTGGTCTGTGATGAGTGTCCCAATGTCAA GCTTGTGAATGAAGAGCGGACCCTAGAGGTGGAGATAGAGCCTGGTGTGAGGGATGGCATGGAATATCCCTTTATTGGGGAAG GTGAACCACATGTTGATGGGGAGCCAGGTGACCTGCGCTTCCGAATAAAAGTTCTTAA GCATCCAGTCTTCGAACGAAGAGAGGATGATTTATATACAAATGTGACTATCTCGCTGGTCGAGGCTCTAGTGGGCTTTGAGATGGATATTGCCCATTTGGATGGGCATAAG GTCCACATTGCCCGGGATAAAATCACAAAGCCTGGAGCAAAgctgtggaagaaaggggaaggTCTTCCCAATTTTgacaacaacaacattaaagGCTCTCTAATAATCACATTTGATGTGGATTTTCCCAAAGAGCAACTGACAAGTGAACAGCGAGAAG gCCTAAAACAGCTGCTAAGACAGGCATCGGTTCAGAAGGTGTACAATGGTCTGCAGGGATATTAA